In Salvia miltiorrhiza cultivar Shanhuang (shh) chromosome 4, IMPLAD_Smil_shh, whole genome shotgun sequence, the DNA window CCCTTCCCCCCCAACCACCCACACTGAAACACCCCCCACGGCCCAAAATATCAatatcaatataaaaaaaaaaaactcaacacCGTCTAAGAAATaaattcttgaaaaaaaaaatactcatatcCCTCTTCTTTCTTGAAAATCCAAATGacccaaaacaaaaaaaaatccaaaaaaccCAGAAATTCTTGTTGTCGTCCAACAAGTTCTAGTGTTCTTGAAAACACAGaacaccaatatatatataaagaaggcGAGATTCTAATCAAGGTAACTTTGAGAAATATAAATGTTATCTGCACTCAGATAAGTTATCTGAGGGGAGTggagaaattaaaattcaaatagtaACAGTGAAACAAGGTCGGGCCTTGTTTTACTCATGGTCTGCCTTTATTAATAATATGGGATACCAAACAAACGCCTACATAAGATCAAATTACTTAGATATCTTACCTTATCACCCCTATCAAAATACAACCTAAGTAAAAAAAggattaatcttattatttttatcaatcaatgttaatcctcaaaagtaaacgTTCACTAGTAGTTGTCATGGATATAGTATATTATACCTTAATTCTAGAAcaataagaaaaaaagaaaagaaaagttgaATACCTTGTTGGGGCATCGACGTTGGAGGGATAGAGTTTATGCAAGAGCTGTCGAAGTTGAAGGTGAGTCAATGATTCTCCAACCAGAAGGTACCTGCCACAAGCTGAAGATTTCTCGAAGCCCATAATATGTGCATGAGCCACATCTCTAACATCCACGCACTGATAAAAGGGAAATCTAGGTTTTCCTGATCAATACCAAAATTTGGTcatacatataaataaatattataagggtacatttattttgatggagAATGAGAGAACACatatatttttcaccattttaCATGTTTAAtatgatagaaaattttctcCTAGAAAGTTGAATATTTTCTCGGGCAAttccttttcactcattttctttccaatgataatattattttaaggTAGTGGTGTGacaatattttccaacatttttcaatattttcatctTTAATAAACATATCATAAAAATGGAGgaaaagataatattttctcaactTTTCTCAcccatcattttccaatgaaaattttacaaccaaaataaatgcaCCCTAAGAATATAAAGATGAacatcaattttcaaattgTATGTACCTTTAATAACGTCCAAAACAAACTGAGATGAAATATTGAGAGTTGGCTGAAGGAGAGGGCCTAACACAATCCCAGGATTCATTACTACCAAATCAATGCCATTTTCATTTGCAAATTTCCAGGCCGCTTGCTCTGCCAATGTCTTTGAAAGCATGTACCACTCCTACATCCATGCTAACTTTCTTCACTACAAAATGCTCATAATTTTCCACcttaaaagtatttaatttttcctttcaaaaaaCCAATTTATTCGATAATTGGTTTATTAGAATAATTTACACAGATCTAAACTCCAACAGCATCACTAGGAAAAAAACTGAGCTTCACTAAAAAAATGCATATATAAATAGTTCAAAGTCGTCTCCACAACTTATTCACTTTACACATATGCATTTTTAAAGCTCAATCAAATCTTGGTTAAAAAACAGAATTGAAATAGGACCTTATTTTTCTCGTAGAAAGCAGGATCAGAATGCCAGGTTTCATCGACAACAACACCGGGGCCAATATATTTTTCGTTGTAGACGATTGTGACTATAGAGGATGTCAACACAACCCGTCTAACGGATTTTGTTTCGTGGCATGATTTCAACACGTTCAGAGTTCCCTTCACGGCCACATCAATTAGGTCTGCCTGTAATTTATTGAATTCAAATCACACTTTGAATTtctgataacactcacttttctATGGGTTTTAATATTCTtaagatgtcaattttatagggaattgagtgtttgataatTGCTTCGTGCTtgaattgctttatcttgtgaaatatgatatttactcGTACTTTGGTAAAATTTACAGAAATATTGAAGCTGAATTACAAAACTTGGCATGAATGAAAGTTATAGATCATCTTGATACGAGTTTGTGGACGTAAACgaattgcaaatcaaattcaaacaagagtgtaacaacccgctcttttattatatttaaatccagtaatacgataattattatttcatctttcagtaaatcaggcccagtaattattaatgatttaaattcagcttatgacactgaattattttctaattgaagcatggttattattttatttctaagccagttagctttgcgtaaataaaaccgcgataaaaaattattggataaaccaataattattcatttcagattcataaatgacttagctaagtcatgttatttattaatcacaatagaattatttttctatttttattattatttcttgagtcgtgaatttattccggcttatgaagaattaaa includes these proteins:
- the LOC131022332 gene encoding phenylacetaldehyde reductase-like, with amino-acid sequence MSREGEKVCVTGASGYVASWLVKLLLHRGYTVKATVRNLRDPRKTEHLKALEGAEERLELLEADLTDEGSFDSVIHGCVGVFHTASPAIFVTTNPQADLIDVAVKGTLNVLKSCHETKSVRRVVLTSSIVTIVYNEKYIGPGVVVDETWHSDPAFYEKNKEWYMLSKTLAEQAAWKFANENGIDLVVMNPGIVLGPLLQPTLNISSQFVLDVIKGKPRFPFYQCVDVRDVAHAHIMGFEKSSACGRYLLVGESLTHLQLRQLLHKLYPSNVDAPTSVEENPIGEVSKKKAASLGVSFMPVEVSLKDIVESLKEKNFLNF